A single Triticum dicoccoides isolate Atlit2015 ecotype Zavitan chromosome 2A, WEW_v2.0, whole genome shotgun sequence DNA region contains:
- the LOC119357138 gene encoding MLO-like protein 14, protein MAGGGEGAAGGTGEMRSLALTPTWSVATVLTLLVAASLIVERSIHRLSNWLKKTHRNPLHKAMEKMKEEMMLLGFISLLLAATSRMISGICIDSKYYNSRFSPCTKEEVEDSLSTEHMLTRKRNHIIDAILHRSLRRNLKAQSHQVESCHEGFESFVSHEGLEQLHRFIFVMAVTHVTYSCLTMLLAILKVHTWRKWEDEAFRDNHESFSQIAYASATRRQPPALTKSSSFRFWSQNNAVMWVFCFLAQFGQSVVRADYLILRKGFIMNHNLAPTYDFHTYMIRSMEEEFEKIVGVSGVLWGFVVAFMLFNVDGSNLYFWIAILPVALVLLVGAKLQHIIAILTSEGAKLTAFGPRIKPRDDLFWFKKPKFLLWLIHFVLFQNAFELASFFWFWWQFGYESCFIKNHLLVYCRLVLGFAGQFLCSYSTLPVYALVTQMGSKYKAALIPNRIRETMHGWGKDTRKRRKKRRGDDSTIRTETSTVCSLDYEDEDDDGHGHSDYATTPRLPPYLKIELRPMQGGGATPGQGMPSHHLPTGGSNWTPGGSSQHALLQRQGSASASAPSSPPPSSHDRGVVRSASMPGIASVATIASTIGLSTPPPRLNDDAHA, encoded by the exons ATggccgggggcggcgagggcgcggcGGGCGGGACGGGGGAGATGCGGTCGCTGGCGCTCACGCCCACCTGGTCCGTCGCCACCGTGCTCACCCTCCTCGTCGCCGCCTCGCTCATCGTCGAGCGCTCCATCCACCGCCTCAGCAAc TGGTTGAAGAAGACTCACCGGAACCCACTCCAcaaggcaatggagaagatgaaAGAAG AAATGATGTTGCTCGGCTTCATATCCCTGCTTTTAGCGGCGACGTCGAGGATGATCTCCGGTATCTGCATCGACTCCAAGTACTACAACAGCAGGTTCTCCCCGTGCACCAAAGAGGAGGTCGAGGATTCATTGAGCACCGAGCACATGCTGACTCGCAAGCGCAACCACATAATCGATGCCATCCTGCATCGTTCTCTCAGGAGGAACCTTAAGGCGCAGTCCCATCAGGTGGAGAGTTGCCACGAG GGCTTCGAGTCGTTTGTTTCACATGAGGGTCTGGAGCAGCTCCACCGCTTCATATTTGTCATGGCGGTAACCCATGTGACTTACAGTTGCTTGACGATGTTGCTAGCTATACTCAAG GTCCATACATGGAGAAAATGGGAGGATGAAGCATTTAGAGATAATCACGAATCTTTTTCCC AGATTGCGTATGCATCAGCAACTAGAAGGCAACCACCAGCACTTACCAAAtcctcttcattcagattttggagtcAAAATAATGCGGTCATGTGGGTG TTTTGCTTCCTCGCACAATTTGGCCAATCTGTTGTTCGAGCCGACTACCTTATCCTTCGCAAGGGTTTCATAATG AACCACAATCTTGCACCAACATACGACTTCCACACTTATATGATACGCTCCATGGAAGAGGAGTTTGAGAAGATTGTTGGAGTGAG TGGAGTGCTGTGGGGCTTCGTTGTTGCTTTCATGCTATTTAATGTTGATG GATCTAACCTCTACTTTTGGATAGCCATCCTCCCTGTTGCT CTTGTTCTTCTAGTCGGTGCGAAACTGCAGCATATAATAGCGATTTTAACATCAGAGGGTGCAAAGCTGACTGCATTTGGACCAAGGATAAAGCCACGCGATGATCTCTTTTGGTTCAAGAAACCAAAGTTTCTCCTGTGGTTGATTCATTTTGTTCTCTTCCAG AATGCATTCGAGCTGGCCTCTTTCTTCTGGTTCTGG TGGCAATTTGGTTATGAGTCATGCTTCATCAAAAACCACCTACTGGTTTACTGCCGCCTTGTATTGGG GTTTGCCGGACAGTTCCTCTGCAGTTACAGTACGTTGCCCGTTTATGCGCTTGTCACGCAG ATGGGATCAAAGTACAAAGCCGCCCTGATCCCcaacaggatcagagaaaccatgcACGGGTGGGGCAAGGAcacaaggaagaggaggaagaagcggCGCGGCGACGATTCCACCATCCGCACAGAGACCAGCACCGTGTGCTCCCTCGACTAcgaggacgaagacgacgacgGCCATGGCCATTCCGATTATGCCACGACACCCAGGTTGCCGCCATACCTCAAGATCGAGCTGCGTCCCATGCAGGGCGGCGGTGCCACTCCGGGACAGGGCATGCCAAGCCACCATCTTCCGACGGGCGGCAGCAACTGGACCCCCGGCGGCAGCTCTCAGCACGCGCTGCTCCAGCGACAGGGCTCGGCCTCAGCCTCCGCGCCGTCGTCACCGCCACCGAGCAGCCATGACCGTGGCGTCGTAAGGTCAGCGTCGATGCCGGGGATTGCTTCCGTGGCAACGATAGCCTCGACGATCGGCCTTAGTACCCCACCGCCTCGGCTCAACGATGACGCCCATGCATAG
- the LOC119357141 gene encoding endonuclease MutS2-like, protein MAAGTGRVLPLLAVAAALAAALLYTAPFSKSLGGEGCSLLPHGHFWIASQRVVALGRVGPAAVEVKEGLINAIAVGDYRSFVLRRPLVDYGDAVIMPGLIDVHAHLDEPGREEWEGFSTGTRAAAAGGITTLVDMPLNSFPSTVSEETLKLKVDAARDKLYVDVGFWGGLVPENALNPSKLESLLNAGVLGLKSFMCPSGINDFPMTNSTHIEEGLVTLAKYKRPLLIHAERIPDVSSDEELDGELDPRSYATYLKSRTPAWEESAVRDLNRAMKDTEVGGRSEGAHLHIVHLSDSKTTLDLLKDAKHSGAKVTIETCPHYLAFSAEEVPDGDTRFKCSPPIRDAANKENLWEALLDGHIDMLSSDHSPSTPDLKLMEEGNFMKAWGGISSLQFVLPVTWSHGKKYGITLNQLASWWSEKPAELAGQKNKGSILPGYHADIVVWKPEAQFHLDDTHAVYHKHRNISAYLGKELSGKVLSTFVRGNLVFAEGKHAGAACGATILAKGSGTTQSVRVNDGRRRISPVRQALYEAGCDFLTELVKMIEFCLDSNLSMVLDRASERLGTIRKERRMNIEMLESLLRDTSVKIFQAGGADSPVVTKRRSRMCVGVKASHKHLVPGGIVLSSSGSGVTYFMEPRDAVKLNNTEVKLSGDERAEELAVLGLLTSRIADSRTKIRHLMGKILELDLACARGSYALWINGVRPAFSDRDSSSESDPSGAYSVFIEGIRHPLLLEQSLGIAEESATTEATEVGKEQLSEDHPVPSMPVPLDMHVKNDTRIVVISGPNTGGKTATMKTLGLASLMSKAGMFFPAKGRPRLPWFDQVLADIGDHQSLENSLSTFSGNISRLRKIAQVVSTDSLVLIDEIGSGTDPSEGVSLSTSILKYLASRLNLAVVTTHYADLSRLKAVDDRFENAAMEFCLETLKPTYRVLWGSTGNSNALSIAKSIGFDQKVLDRAQEWVEKLLPDKQKERQGLLYGSLLDERNLLESQANEVASVLSEVEDLYNEIRLEADELDNRVAALKARESQKVQQELKSVKSQMDLLIKNFEVQLKNSKLEQYNSIMRKAESATASLAAAHQPTEFAVSDDENKSLYVPQIGDKVYVEGLGGGSMATVVEILSEDGSCMVQYGKIKVRAKNNKMKLAQRDTKETSASSSAQGKGRAQKRSPAGTAATGSVSFAPAVQTSRNTVDLRGRRVGEASQELEMAIDECRPYQVLFVVHGMGTGAVKECALDVLRSHPRVVRIEDESPLNYGCTVAYIE, encoded by the exons ATGGCGGCTGGGACGGGCAGGGTCCTGCCGCtgctggccgtggcggcggcgctcgccgCCGCGCTCCTCTACACGGCGCCCTTCTCCAAG AGCCTGGGCGGGGAGGGGTGCAGCCTGCTCCCGCACGGCCACTTCTGGATCGCCAGCCAGCGGGTCGTCGCGCTCGGCCGCGTCGGCCCCGCCGCAG tggAGGTGAAGGAAGGTCTGATCAACGCCATCGCCGTCGGGGACTACCGGAGCTTCGTGCTCCGCCGCCCGCTCGTCGACTACGGGGACGCCGTCATCATGCCCGGCCTCATCGACGT GCACGCGCATCTCGACGAGCCTGGACGGGAGGAGTGGGAGGGCTTCTCCACCGGCACAAGAGCGGCGGCCGCAG GTGGCATAACTACGTTGGTGGACATGCCTCTCAACAGCTTCCCTTCCACGGTGTCAGAAGAAACTCTCAAACTCAAG GTGGATGCAGCTCGAGATAAGCTATATGTTGATGTCG GGTTTTGGGGAGGCCTTGTACCCGAGAACGCCTTGAACCCAAGCAAATTGGAGAGTCTACTGAATGCAGGAGTGTTAGGACTTAAG TCTTTTATGTGCCCCTCTGGTATCAACGACTTCCCCATGACAAATTCAACTCACATCGAG GAGGGCCTCGTTACATTGGCAAAGTACAAAAGGCCCTTACTTATCCACGCAGAACGCATACCGGATGTGTCGAGTGATGAGGAGCTTGATGGCGAATTAGATCCTCGATCATACGCAACATACCTGAAGTCTAGAACTCCAGCATG GGAGGAATCAGCCGTTAGAGATTTGAACCGTGCCATGAAGGACACCGAGGTTGGAGGCCGGTCAGAAGGAGCTCATCTTCACATCGTCCATCTCTCAGATTCAAAAACTACCCTCGACCTTCTGAAG GATGCAAAACACAGCGGCGCAAAAGTCACTATAGAAACCTGTCCTCATTACCTCGCATTTTCGGCCGAGGAAGTTCCAGATGGGGACACTCGTTTCAAGTGCTCTCCTCCCATACGTGACGCCGCCAACAAGGAAAACCTCTGGGAGGCCCTGCTT GATGGTCACATCGACATGCTCAGTTCAGACCACTCGCCCTCGACTCCTGATCTCAAGCTAATGGAGGAAGGCAATTTCATGAAGGCATGGGGAGGTATCTCATCTCTGCAG TTTGTCCTCCCTGTAACATGGTCACATGGGAAAAAGTATGGCATCACCCTGAACCAGCTAGCCTCATGGTGGAGCGAGAAGCCCGCTGAGCTCGCGGGGCAGAAGAACAAG GGGTCTATTCTGCCGGGGTACCATGCCGACATTGTGGTGTGGAAACCCGAGGCGCAGTTCCACCTCGATGACACCCATGCTGTATATCACAAACACCGG AACATCTCGGCTTACCTAGGGAAGGAGCTATCCGGCAAGGTCCTGTCGACGTTCGTGAGGGGGAACCTGGTGTTTGCCGAAGGGAAGCACGCCGGGGCCGCCTGCGGCGCCACCATCCTCGCCAA AGGCTCAGGCACAACGCAAAGTGTGCGCGTAAACGACGGGAGAAGGCGTATTTCTCCTGTACGTCAAGCCCTCTATGAAGCG GGCTGCGACTTCTTGACAGAGCTTGTAAAAATGATCGAGTTCTGCCTTGACTCCAATCTCTCTATGGTCCTTGATAGGGCCAGCGAAAGACTAGGAACGATCCGCAAGGAAAGGAGGATGAACATCGAGATGCTAGAATCCCTGTTGAGAGATACATCCGTGAAGATTTTCCAGGCGGGCGGGGCTGATAGCCCTGTGGTCACTAAGCGCCGCTCTAGAATGTGTGTTGGTGTTAAAGCTTCTCACAAGCATTTGGTGCCTGGTGGAATTGTTCTGAGTTCCAGTGGCTCTGGTGTGACCTACTTTATGGAGCCAAGGGATGCCGTCAAGCTGAACAACACTGAAGTCAAACTCTCAGGAGATGAGAGAGCTGAGGAGTTGGCGGTATTGGGCTTACTAACTTCAAGAATAGCAGATTCCCGAACGAAGATCAGGCATTTGATGGGGAAAATACTGGAGCTGGACCTGGCTTGTGCTAGAGGTTCATATGCCCTATGGATAAATGGTGTGAGGCCTGCCTTCAGTGACAGGGATAGCAGTAGTGAATCGGACCCAAGTGGCGCATATTCAGTATTTATTGAAGGCATTCGACATCCTTTGCTCCTTGAACAGTCCCTTGGCATTGCAGAAGAATCGGCCACCACTGAAGCAACTGAAGTGGGGAAAGAACAACTATCTGAAGACCACCCTGTCCCTTCAATGCCTGTTCCATTGGACATGCATGTGAAGAATGATACTAGGATAGTTGTGATCTCCGGACCTAACACTGGAGGCAAAACTGCTACTATGAAGACGTTGGGATTGGCCTCTCTAATGTCAAAAGCTGGAATGTTCTTCCCGGCCAAAGGAAGGCCTAGGCTTCCATGGTTTGATCAGGTTCTTGCAGACATTGGTGACCACCAG TCTCTGGAGAATAGCCTCTCTACCTTCAGCGGGAACATATCACGTCTTCGCAAGATTGCGCAGGTTGTATCAACAGATTCTCTtgttcttattgatgagattggcagCGGTACTGACCCATCAGAAGGTGTATCCCTTTCAACTAGCATTTTGAAGTATCTTGCTAGTAGACTAAACTTGGCTGTCGTGACAACCCATTATGCTGATCTAAGCCGTCTTAAAGCTGTTGATGATCGATTTGAGAATGCTGCAATGGAATTTTGTTTGGAAACCCTGAAACCAACATATCGAGTATTATGGGGAAGTACCGGTAATTCAAATGCATTGAGCATTGCAAAGTCAATTGGCTTTGATCAGAAAGTACTTGATCGTGCACAAGAATGGGTTGAGAAACTATTGCCTGACAAACAGAAGGAACGCCAAGGTTTACTTTACGGCTCCCTGCTGGACGAAAGAAACCTTCTGGAGTCCCAGGCAAATGAAGTAGCATCTGTTCTTTCAGAAGTTGAGGATCTTTACAATGAG ATTCGCTTAGAAGCTGATGAGCTAGATAACCGAGTAGCTGCTTTGAAGGCAAGAGAGTCTCAAAAGGTGCAACAAGAGTTGAAGTCTGTAAAGTCTCAGATGGACCTTCTAATCAAGAACTTTGAAGTTCAACTAAAGAATTCAAAACTTGAACAGTACAACTCAATAATGAGGAAAGCAGAATCTGCGACCGCCTCATTGGCTGCTGCTCATCAGCCAACTGAGTTTGCTGTCAGCGACGATGAGAACAAAAGTTTGTATGTTCCTCAAATTGGAGACAAAGTGTATGTGGAAGGACTGGGAGGCGGGAGTATGGCCACTGTTGTTGAGATACTCAGTGAAGATGGGAGCTGTATGGTTCAGTATGGAAAAATAAAGGTCCGGGCCAAGAATAACAAGATGAAGTTGGCCCAGAGAGACACGAAGGAAACATCGGCTTCTTCCTCGGCACAAGGAAAG GGACGAGCGCAGAAGCGGTCTCCGGCGGGGACTGCGGCTACTGGCAGTGTGTCCTTTGCCCCGGCGGTGCAGACGTCGAGGAACACGGTGGACCTGCGGGGGAGGCGGGTCGGGGAGGCGTCTCAAGAGCTGGAGATGGCGATCGACGAGTGCAGGCCATACCAGGTCCTCTTCGTGGTCCACGGCATGGGCACCGGGGCGGTGAAGGAGTGCGCACTGGACGTCCTCCGGAGCCATCCCCGGGTGGTGAGGATCGAGGACGAGAGCCCCCTCAACTACGGGTGCACCGTCGCCTACATCGAGTGA
- the LOC119357139 gene encoding uncharacterized protein LOC119357139 has protein sequence MATIVAAAVSNLCLRLPSTLPCTVSFPTRLSRIPRAPPRRLRTAASRTLAAPATSEVPEAEELRLEAESALEWGGVCARLADFAATAAGRAACGEGRVPVGRSREESERLLEQTAAASLLTAPLDFGGVGDVSAVVAAAARGRLLAVREICGVGRSLRAARGVFDQVKRLAEEMPADGR, from the coding sequence ATGGCCACCATTGTCGCCGCCGCCGTATCAAACCTCTGCCTCCGCCTGCCGTCGACACTCCCCTGTACAGTTTCCTTCCCCACCCGCCTCTCGCGCATTCCACGCGCTCCGCCGCGACGTCTCCGGACGGCCGCCTCGCGAACCCTAGCAGCGCCCGCCACGTCGGAAGTCCCGGAGGCGGAGGAGCTGCGGCTGGAGGCTGAGTCCGCGCTGGAATGGGGCGGCGTGTGCGCGCGGCTGGCCGacttcgccgccaccgccgcgggccgcgccgcctgcggggaggGCCGGGTCCCCGTCGGCCGCAGCCGGGAGGAGAGTGAGCGGCTGCTCGAGCAGACCGCCGCCGCGTCGCTGCTTACGGCGCCGCTGGATTTCGGCGGCGTGGGCGACGTGTCCGCCGTCGTAGCCgcggccgcccgtggccggctgctcGCCGTGCGGGAGATATGCGGCGTCGGGCGCAGCCTCCGGGCCGCGCGCGGGGTGTTCGACCAAGTGAAGAGGCTCGCCGAGGAGATGCCAGCAGATGGGAGGTAA